The DNA sequence AGAACGGATCGTTTATACCGATCTCAAATGGAATCCTTCCTTCACTGCCTAGTCTTTTTAGAAATATATTAATTGCCGTCGATACAGACATTCCTATCTCGGCGCATACAAGCTCGGCGTTTTTCTTGACGTCATCCTTTACTCTTATACTAATTTGTGCCATTATCTATCCTTTTTAATTATTTGTAATACATTGTATCATAAAAGTATAGCATTTTAGCCATGATCAGCAATCATTACCACTAAAAGACGTAGCCTTGCGGCGCTTTAGCGCATAAGCAAGGCAAAACAGGGGGCAAGGGGGCGGTGCGCTATTTACAAATTCATCAGAGAACTAAGTTTAAAAAACCAAGAAATACAAACGGCCGAGATGAAACTTAGAAACCTCAAATCAGAGCCCTAGATATTATCAAACAAGCTTCTTTCTTGCTTGGCTTTTGCGGCGACCTCCCCTTTTTCTTTCAGCTCCCTGATCTCGCGCGTGATCTGCTCATAATAGTTTTTATACAGATAGATCAAAAATTTCTTCGCCCGACCGTATGAAATTCTTTTATGGGTATTGAGATAATACAAATCCCCCCCCTCGCGGCTCATAGCTACCTCTCCGAACCGGTTTATCTCCTCATGTCTTTTAAGTAGCGAAACGCCGTAGTAGTATTGGCTGATGTTCAATAAAAAATCCATCATAGGCGTTTTCAGGTCTATCGGTATCTATCTCGTAAACTCTCGTATGACCGTCATCGTATGTTTTTTTGCGTCGATGAGATTTCTAAATTTTTCTATGGCCAGATCAACCGTATCGGCCTTTCTGGTCCTAAATTGCTCCAGGTAGTCTTTTTGAAATTTAA is a window from the Campylobacter massiliensis genome containing:
- a CDS encoding type II toxin-antitoxin system RelB/DinJ family antitoxin, with product MAQISIRVKDDVKKNAELVCAEIGMSVSTAINIFLKRLGSEGRIPFEIGINDPFYKKDNIEYLEQKMAKFKAGKLNFNSHELIGE